The DNA window TCCCGCCGGCGTCGCCGGCGGGTTGGCCGGTGCTGTAGCTCGTCAAAGTCGTGTTGGCGCTGAACTGGTTGTAAGCCAACATCAGCGCATAGGCATAACAAGTGCCACCGGTCGCGCGCGGCACTTCGATATTATTGGAATCGTAGGGCGTGACCGTCGCGGAGGAGTTACCGACAGTCGATGGCGGATACCAAAGCGACTCGATCATATTGGAATAACTGCGACCCAAGCCCACGCGGACACGGTTGAATCGCGTGTCGTCATTTTCACTCGAATCGGACCTTGGCGTGCTGAAGAAAATCAGCGACACCATATCGTTGGGATGATTATTCGAGATGTCAGTCAATGCCGCCTGGATACCCAGCTTGCAGGCATACAAAGGGGATTCGTGGCAGGTTCCTGGCCACCAATCGTACCGCGAGCAAGACGGGTTGACGTTGTACCAAATGTTATAATTGCCGAGGAAATCGACCATCGACAGCGGACCGAACCAGAAATGCAGCTTTGGACGAAGCGGGTTGTCGCCGTAGTGCATGAATGGTTTTGGCGACCCGCTCAAGCTGCTCTTGGCCGTGATCTTGACCGTGCCCCAGGAATAATCCGCGCCGTAGCCGGCCAGCCCGGTATTGCCGTCGACGAGCGTCTGCCACGTGCCATCGTTGTTATCAATCAGCCCAAGGCAATAGTCGATGTAATCCTTCCAGAACCGCTCGTCGAGATTGGTCGGCGGATTCGCCGATGTATTGATGCTGCTGGGGATCGTCGTGTAGTAGACGATCCGTCCCGAACGCATCGTTGAAGGAAACGGGTTAGGGCCGATGTTTTTGATCCAATTCAAGATCGCCGTGTAGTTGATATCGTAAGTCGAGCTGCCGGGTTGTTGCCAATTGCCGCTGCCGTCCCAGAGCTTTGAGTTGTCATCCATCGCGGTGTTGGTACCGTGGTAGAGGAAATACCGCTTGCGCCAATCGTTGGTCGTGCCATCGCTGCCGTTGGTCGGATCGGGTGGCCAACTGAAGAACGTCTTGCCGTAATAGCCCGGTCCCTGCACATAGCGCGAACAGCCCGACGTCATGCTGTAAGCCGCATAGCCGCTGGATTCGTATGTGGCGTCGCGAGTTGAGTTGCCGGGACTGGCGATATTGAGCACCTGGGCCAGCGTTTGCGCGTACGTGCTGCTGGTGTTCTTGCTGGTCTTGAGCGGCGCGTCGCCAGCCGGAGTGGTCGCGTAGGTGCTGGAAGCGGTGGTGAACGCCGCGGTGCCGCTGGAGTCCTGATAAAAGTCAGCGCAGACGGGCGGATGGCCGTCCGTCGTGGTCGTCGTAAGGTTCGCGGCGTCAAACGGAGAGGTGAACGTCGTGGCCTGCATTCCGGCCGATGCACTCGAATAGGCGCCCCACGTGGGATAATTGCTGTCGGGATTGTTCGACGAACGGTCGCCATAGTACGGCGCGCCGGTGAGGCTCGAAAACCGCATTGAGCCGGTGAAGTCCATGACGACGGCAATATCGCGCGGGCGATGCACCGCGGTCGAATAGGTCGTGATGCTGGCCGGCGTGAAGTTGAAAATCTTGGAAAATGCCAATTGCCCCGTGATATTGGCCGTGACCTGGGCCTGTACCAGGGTCCAATTGTCGGTCGAAGGACCTGGGAATTCTCCTTCAAACTGCTTGGTCGACGTGTCGTAGGTGTAGCGGCCGATGTTGATGGTGGTCTGGGCGCTGGTCACCTGCTTACCAAGAATTGAATTGTTGGTGGCGGACTCAATCGCTTCCGGCGAGGCGCTGCTGTAGTTATTCCCCGACGAGCCATTGAGCGCGCGGGCCCCGGCCATCGCCGCCGAATCGGCCGCCGCCTGGCATTGCGTGCGGGCCATTGCCACCAAGCCCAGGTCGATCGCCAGCGCCAGGAACGAAAACAGCGCGATCAGCGTAAGGACAAACAGCACCAACACGATCCCCTGGCGCCGCCTTCGTCGATGATTCTTTCGCATGGTGTTCACCTTGATTTGTCGGCTTCAGTTGCTTTCGCTGCGCATCACCGATTCGGCAGTGATGGGGATTGTGCTGGCCATATGGAGGAAGGTCGGCAACAAGGAAGCGAAATTGCCGGTGATTTTCACCGTGATCCATTGGCCGGATTGCGTGCTTTGCCAAGCGTTGCCGTTATTATTCCCCAGTGCGTCGGAGCCATAGACCGAAACGGCTTGGCTCGCCAGCGCTTGGCCGGCGAGCGTGTTGGTGACGATGGTCGTCACATCGGACGTGTTGTTGCCGTAGGTCGTGCCATTGAGCACAACCGGATTGGTGTGCATCACGGCATAGCGGCATCCCTCGCGGGCGGCGTTGTTCATGATTTGCAGCA is part of the Pirellulales bacterium genome and encodes:
- a CDS encoding pilus assembly protein TadG-related protein, whose protein sequence is MRKNHRRRRRQGIVLVLFVLTLIALFSFLALAIDLGLVAMARTQCQAAADSAAMAGARALNGSSGNNYSSASPEAIESATNNSILGKQVTSAQTTINIGRYTYDTSTKQFEGEFPGPSTDNWTLVQAQVTANITGQLAFSKIFNFTPASITTYSTAVHRPRDIAVVMDFTGSMRFSSLTGAPYYGDRSSNNPDSNYPTWGAYSSASAGMQATTFTSPFDAANLTTTTTDGHPPVCADFYQDSSGTAAFTTASSTYATTPAGDAPLKTSKNTSSTYAQTLAQVLNIASPGNSTRDATYESSGYAAYSMTSGCSRYVQGPGYYGKTFFSWPPDPTNGSDGTTNDWRKRYFLYHGTNTAMDDNSKLWDGSGNWQQPGSSTYDINYTAILNWIKNIGPNPFPSTMRSGRIVYYTTIPSSINTSANPPTNLDERFWKDYIDYCLGLIDNNDGTWQTLVDGNTGLAGYGADYSWGTVKITAKSSLSGSPKPFMHYGDNPLRPKLHFWFGPLSMVDFLGNYNIWYNVNPSCSRYDWWPGTCHESPLYACKLGIQAALTDISNNHPNDMVSLIFFSTPRSDSSENDDTRFNRVRVGLGRSYSNMIESLWYPPSTVGNSSATVTPYDSNNIEVPRATGGTCYAYALMLAYNQFSANTTLTSYSTGQPAGDAGGNGRKGAQKIVIFETDGAPNTTATASFSNNGAYNSYYKVRYNYGSPSGSEFPSGINGYSNNDPSVVTPINSVCTQLAALDSASSPGYSTASKPLLIHCIGFGPYFDPSDPSAAANTATLNGMEVIGNVNDGMPSYKIINGNQTQMVSGLQQAFTKILQSGVQISLIQ
- a CDS encoding TadE/TadG family type IV pilus assembly protein — encoded protein: MRAIRLSPHKRHRARRRAARRGSTLVQTAITLPMTLLFLFGILEYSRYVMLLQIMNNAAREGCRYAVMHTNPVVLNGTTYGNNTSDVTTIVTNTLAGQALASQAVSVYGSDALGNNNGNAWQSTQSGQWITVKITGNFASLLPTFLHMASTIPITAESVMRSESN